The candidate division KSB1 bacterium genome includes a window with the following:
- the alaS gene encoding alanine--tRNA ligase — protein MTASEVRQSFLEFFRRKGHRIVPSAPVIPQDDPTLLFTNAGMNQFKDVFLGLGTRDYKRAADVQKCIRVSGKHNDLEEVGRDTYHHTFFEMLGNWSFGDYYKREAIEWAWELLVEEWKLPPGALWATVFEDDDEAAELWPQVTDLPAHKVLRFGYKENFWEMGDTGPCGPCTEIHIDRGPEFCDRRGEPGHVCRVNGGCARFIELWNLVFIQFNRDEDGRLHELPAKHVDTGAGLERLVAVLQGKASNYDTDLFQPIIERVAELSGKAYTGGMSDTDVAFRVVADHIRALAFAIADGALPSNEGRGYVLRRILRRAARFGRVLGMHEPFLHRLAEPLIQVMGRAYPELVERRQVIERVIFSEEEAFGRTLDRGLELFEEKAAQLQAQGESVFPGDLAFLLHDTYGFPLDLTQLLAREKGLTVDEAGFQQRMAEQRERSQRATAFTIQVDKTLEEILRELPATEFLGYTQDEVEARVLRVVDRRVILDRTPFYAEAGGQVGDTGSLLCDGREHRVVDTQKAGHVTVHIVETDDLEALRSLEGKTVLARIDVERRRAAERNHTATHLLHKALRTVLGEHALQSGSLVHPDYLRFDFHHFEKVRPEELAAVEEMVNRAIVANYPVRWEYVPFDEARRRGAVALFGEKYGEVVRLVEVDDYSRELCGGTHVRATGEIGLFRIVSESSVAAGVRRIEAVTGLRAAQRVREDAQRLEELQELLNCGRDELRARVESLLSERRELERRLRQALKGGGRQEVRAWVQGATVVNGVRVVARQVEVAELEELKQVGDVLRDELGSGVGVLAAVIDGRASLLCVVTPDLVSSGLRADAIVRKVASFAGGGGGGRPHMAQAGIRDLSKLEQVLSLVPEVVRELSAR, from the coding sequence ATGACAGCCAGCGAGGTTCGCCAATCATTCCTGGAGTTCTTCCGCAGAAAGGGGCACCGAATTGTGCCCAGCGCCCCGGTCATCCCCCAGGACGACCCCACCTTGCTTTTCACCAATGCCGGAATGAATCAGTTCAAGGATGTGTTCCTGGGCTTGGGTACGCGGGACTACAAGCGCGCTGCAGACGTTCAGAAGTGCATTCGTGTGTCGGGCAAGCACAACGACCTCGAGGAGGTCGGACGCGATACCTACCACCACACGTTTTTCGAAATGCTCGGCAACTGGTCCTTCGGCGACTACTACAAGCGCGAGGCGATCGAATGGGCCTGGGAACTCCTCGTGGAGGAATGGAAGCTGCCCCCCGGGGCGCTCTGGGCCACGGTCTTCGAGGATGATGACGAGGCGGCCGAGCTCTGGCCGCAGGTGACAGATCTCCCCGCCCACAAGGTACTGCGCTTCGGCTACAAGGAGAACTTCTGGGAGATGGGAGACACGGGACCCTGCGGCCCTTGCACGGAGATCCATATCGATCGGGGACCGGAGTTCTGCGACCGCAGGGGAGAACCCGGACACGTCTGTCGTGTCAACGGTGGCTGCGCCCGCTTCATCGAGTTGTGGAATCTGGTGTTCATCCAGTTCAATCGGGATGAAGACGGAAGGCTCCACGAGCTTCCGGCCAAGCACGTCGATACGGGCGCGGGGCTCGAACGCCTGGTGGCCGTTCTCCAGGGCAAGGCTTCCAACTACGACACCGACCTCTTTCAGCCCATCATCGAGCGGGTGGCGGAGCTCTCGGGGAAAGCCTACACCGGGGGGATGTCGGACACCGACGTGGCCTTCCGCGTGGTGGCTGACCACATCCGGGCGCTGGCGTTCGCGATTGCAGACGGTGCCCTTCCCTCGAACGAGGGGCGGGGCTATGTGCTGCGGCGCATCCTTCGTCGGGCCGCACGATTTGGCCGCGTGCTGGGAATGCACGAGCCTTTCCTCCATCGCCTGGCGGAGCCGCTGATTCAGGTGATGGGGCGCGCTTACCCCGAGCTGGTGGAGCGACGGCAGGTGATCGAGCGCGTGATCTTCTCCGAGGAGGAAGCCTTCGGTCGAACCCTCGACCGCGGCCTGGAACTTTTCGAGGAGAAAGCGGCCCAGCTCCAGGCGCAGGGAGAGAGCGTCTTCCCGGGGGACCTGGCTTTTCTCCTCCACGATACCTACGGTTTCCCCCTGGACCTCACCCAGCTCTTGGCCAGGGAAAAGGGTTTAACGGTCGATGAGGCGGGTTTCCAGCAGCGGATGGCTGAGCAACGGGAGCGGTCCCAGCGGGCAACCGCCTTTACGATCCAAGTGGATAAGACGCTGGAAGAGATCCTGCGGGAACTTCCCGCTACGGAATTCCTGGGGTACACCCAGGATGAGGTCGAGGCGCGGGTCCTGAGAGTAGTGGACCGACGCGTGATTTTGGACCGTACCCCCTTCTACGCCGAGGCAGGCGGCCAGGTGGGCGACACGGGCTCCCTCCTCTGCGACGGCCGGGAGCACCGGGTCGTCGACACGCAAAAGGCCGGCCATGTCACCGTGCACATAGTAGAGACAGACGATCTTGAGGCTCTCCGGAGCCTCGAGGGGAAGACCGTCCTGGCTCGCATTGACGTCGAGCGCCGGCGCGCCGCCGAACGCAACCACACCGCTACCCATCTACTGCACAAGGCTCTCCGCACCGTTTTGGGAGAGCATGCGTTGCAGTCGGGGTCCCTTGTGCATCCCGACTACCTGCGGTTCGACTTCCACCATTTCGAAAAGGTGCGGCCGGAAGAGCTTGCAGCCGTCGAAGAGATGGTCAACCGGGCCATCGTAGCCAACTATCCGGTGCGCTGGGAGTACGTGCCTTTCGACGAGGCGCGGCGGCGGGGTGCCGTGGCCTTGTTCGGTGAAAAGTACGGCGAGGTGGTGCGCCTGGTGGAGGTGGACGACTACTCCCGGGAGTTGTGCGGCGGGACCCACGTTCGAGCGACCGGGGAGATCGGGCTGTTTCGCATTGTCTCCGAATCGTCAGTGGCCGCCGGGGTGCGGCGCATCGAGGCTGTGACCGGACTGCGGGCGGCGCAGCGAGTCCGTGAAGACGCTCAGCGCCTGGAGGAGTTGCAGGAGTTGCTCAACTGCGGTCGGGACGAGCTGAGGGCGCGCGTGGAGTCCCTTCTCTCTGAGAGGCGTGAACTCGAAAGGCGGTTGCGTCAGGCCCTCAAAGGGGGCGGGCGCCAGGAGGTTCGAGCCTGGGTGCAAGGGGCGACGGTAGTCAATGGCGTGCGGGTCGTCGCCCGCCAGGTCGAGGTGGCTGAGCTTGAGGAGCTGAAACAGGTGGGGGACGTCTTGCGCGATGAGCTTGGCTCGGGGGTCGGAGTACTGGCGGCGGTCATCGATGGGCGGGCCTCGCTCCTGTGCGTGGTGACGCCCGACCTGGTGAGTAGCGGGCTCCGTGCCGATGCGATTGTTCGCAAGGTGGCCTCGTTCGCCGGGGGCGGGGGAGGAGGACGGCCGCACATGGCCCAAGCGGGCATTCGCGATCTCTCGAAGCTGGAACAGGTTCTGAGTTTGGTGCCGGAGGTGGTGCGCGAGCTGAGTGCTCGATAG
- the thpR gene encoding RNA 2',3'-cyclic phosphodiesterase: protein MGEIRTFIAVDVPAQCKQRIADLQKELRAYPGRVTWTRAEGIHVTLKFLGNVEATRIDAVAEALARAVRGAQRPRLCARGTGAFPSWRSPRVFWIGVEDEGGNLARIQRAVEEELEGLGFPREGRPFTPHLTLARVKAPGSVAAMVARLREVDFRTEPFEAEEILVMRSDLKPQGAEYTPLRRVPIG from the coding sequence ATGGGCGAAATTCGTACATTTATCGCGGTTGACGTCCCCGCGCAATGCAAGCAGAGAATTGCCGACCTCCAAAAGGAATTGCGTGCCTATCCTGGCCGCGTGACCTGGACGCGGGCGGAAGGGATCCACGTTACGCTGAAGTTCCTTGGGAACGTGGAGGCAACCCGCATAGACGCCGTTGCCGAAGCCTTGGCCCGGGCCGTTCGGGGAGCCCAGCGCCCTCGCCTTTGCGCCAGGGGGACGGGCGCCTTTCCCAGCTGGCGGAGTCCCCGGGTGTTCTGGATCGGCGTGGAGGACGAGGGGGGAAATCTGGCCCGTATTCAGCGCGCGGTCGAGGAGGAATTGGAAGGCTTGGGATTTCCTCGCGAAGGCAGGCCCTTCACCCCACATCTGACGCTGGCGAGGGTGAAGGCGCCGGGCTCAGTTGCGGCGATGGTTGCGCGCTTGCGCGAGGTCGACTTTCGTACGGAACCATTTGAGGCGGAAGAGATCCTGGTGATGCGCAGCGATTTGAAACCGCAGGGGGCCGAGTACACCCCTCTGCGCAGGGTGCCGATCGGTTAG
- a CDS encoding BatA domain-containing protein yields MTFLNSIALLALPLVTLPALIHLLAREKARVLRFSTLRFLRELEHSEIRNLRLREMALLVLRTLAILGLILMASRPAIVPRATPAGGIGSKTAALVILDDSFSTALWTGHGTVYDQGCQVVRQIAGTMSPDDAGVVVLARGVPFPAHQYRLSDAMSKASSLPWEEKRPLPVGNDPAEAFRLAAEWSRFYSTYGRELYWISDFVGPYAFADSSLLGPLRQVRTYLVPIQRPKVTNLSLTGLRLGSQIVQMGTSVPVLVHVVNTGDLPVRERLVQLFWEGEPVAQGTVSLAPGESTELLLRAVPRRSGWQHGSVVLEDDALEADNRLWFTVEVPDRIRVLVVSSAAEREAVVYALNPPGTEPGLYEVVRRAPGEVLSQDVRLSGGVILVDMGGLSPHLTEELVAWVRAGGCLIVFPGPNASPRDLTQTILSPLGLPPVVGTFGKAGSVAPAATVTWMDRDHPVFEGVFEEKEPSVSLPVAYFGLRLLGEEGLSVILRCSNGLPFLCERTVGLGKVFLFTSGLSPDWSDLARKGLFVALLQRLPVYTKLLSRTPRLFQTVGEAIEIVDERLPVGAPYELERPDGTRVRLAPQAVAGGTRLRYEETDVCGIYTISTDGQIRYLMAVNPDPREADLRPVDVDRLAKALGAEVLDARGDLPKAIALRRRGRELWPWLAASVLALLCAELIIGRTTAQQVTGKEAKQRTPSRV; encoded by the coding sequence GTGACCTTCTTGAACAGCATCGCCCTGCTTGCCCTGCCCTTGGTGACGCTTCCCGCGCTCATCCATCTCCTCGCTCGCGAGAAGGCCAGGGTCCTGCGCTTCAGCACGCTCCGGTTCCTCCGAGAGCTGGAGCATTCCGAGATCCGCAATCTGCGCCTACGGGAGATGGCGCTGCTTGTGCTGCGAACCCTGGCAATTCTGGGCCTGATCCTGATGGCTTCGCGGCCTGCGATTGTTCCGAGGGCGACCCCAGCTGGAGGGATCGGCTCGAAGACGGCCGCCCTGGTGATTTTGGATGATTCCTTCAGCACAGCTCTATGGACGGGGCACGGCACCGTATATGATCAGGGTTGCCAGGTGGTGCGGCAGATCGCCGGTACGATGAGTCCGGATGATGCCGGAGTGGTGGTCCTCGCACGGGGGGTCCCCTTCCCCGCCCATCAGTACCGGCTTTCGGACGCGATGTCCAAAGCTTCGTCCTTGCCGTGGGAGGAAAAGCGACCGTTGCCGGTGGGGAACGACCCCGCGGAGGCTTTTCGTCTTGCAGCGGAGTGGAGCCGCTTCTATTCGACCTATGGCCGCGAGCTCTACTGGATCTCGGACTTTGTGGGGCCGTACGCCTTCGCCGATTCCAGTCTTCTGGGCCCGCTGAGACAAGTGCGCACCTACCTCGTCCCGATTCAGCGTCCGAAGGTGACGAACCTATCGCTCACGGGTCTCAGGCTGGGAAGCCAGATCGTGCAGATGGGGACGAGCGTCCCGGTGCTTGTGCACGTGGTCAATACGGGGGACTTGCCCGTCCGCGAACGGCTCGTGCAGCTCTTCTGGGAGGGAGAACCTGTGGCGCAGGGCACGGTCAGCCTTGCCCCTGGAGAGAGCACGGAGCTCCTCCTGCGGGCGGTTCCTCGGCGGTCGGGGTGGCAGCACGGGTCCGTGGTTCTCGAGGACGATGCCCTCGAAGCAGACAACCGTCTCTGGTTCACCGTGGAGGTTCCGGATAGGATCCGCGTGCTCGTAGTCTCTTCGGCCGCGGAGAGGGAGGCGGTAGTGTACGCACTGAATCCCCCCGGGACGGAGCCAGGTCTTTACGAGGTGGTCCGGAGGGCGCCGGGGGAGGTCCTTTCCCAGGATGTGCGGCTGTCGGGAGGGGTAATCCTGGTAGATATGGGCGGCTTGAGTCCGCACCTGACGGAGGAGCTCGTCGCGTGGGTGCGTGCGGGCGGTTGCCTCATCGTGTTCCCGGGCCCCAACGCTTCTCCGCGGGATCTGACCCAGACCATTCTGTCCCCGCTTGGGTTGCCGCCGGTAGTTGGGACCTTCGGGAAGGCGGGTTCGGTTGCCCCTGCTGCTACAGTGACGTGGATGGATCGAGACCATCCGGTCTTCGAAGGGGTATTTGAGGAGAAAGAGCCGTCTGTGTCGTTGCCTGTGGCTTATTTCGGTCTGCGTCTACTGGGCGAAGAAGGTCTGAGTGTGATCTTGCGGTGCAGCAACGGGCTTCCTTTTCTGTGCGAGCGGACCGTCGGGTTGGGCAAGGTCTTCCTGTTTACTTCGGGGCTCAGCCCGGATTGGTCGGATCTGGCCAGGAAGGGGCTCTTTGTGGCACTGCTGCAGCGCTTGCCGGTGTACACGAAACTGTTGAGTCGCACGCCGCGGCTGTTTCAGACCGTGGGAGAAGCGATCGAGATCGTGGACGAGAGGCTCCCGGTGGGTGCCCCCTACGAGCTCGAACGGCCGGACGGGACCAGGGTACGGCTGGCGCCTCAGGCTGTGGCGGGCGGCACACGCCTGCGATACGAGGAAACAGACGTCTGTGGCATCTACACGATCTCAACCGATGGCCAGATTCGGTACCTCATGGCTGTCAACCCAGATCCGCGAGAGGCCGACCTGCGGCCGGTAGATGTGGACCGTTTGGCGAAGGCTCTGGGCGCGGAGGTACTGGACGCCCGTGGGGATCTGCCAAAGGCGATTGCCCTCCGACGTCGGGGCAGGGAGCTTTGGCCATGGCTTGCGGCAAGCGTCCTGGCGCTCCTGTGTGCGGAGCTCATTATTGGCCGCACCACCGCGCAACAGGTCACGGGAAAGGAAGCGAAACAAAGAACTCCCTCACGCGTGTAG
- the hflX gene encoding GTPase HflX, giving the protein MTPTIREKAVLVGVVEPGQSRWEAEEYLEELAMLADTAGADVVGKVFQDGGRLNPAYLIGRGKVEELVRVVQEQQANLVIFDHDLTPVQVKNLEKSCGVKILDRSGLILDIFARRARTKEAKTQVELAQLKYLLPRLTRQWTHLSRQYGGIGTRGPGETQLEVDRRMIRRRIAVLDRELDQIRQQRQVRRRHRSDIFKAALVGYTNVGKSSLLNALTDSQVFVEDRLFATLDATVRAMRADKGLRVLLIDTVGFIRKLPHHLVASFMSTLEEAAEADLLLHVVDVSHPQFPMQIETVNEVLKQLELHTKPMVYVFNKIDAVQEKGIFASLREQYRPAVFVSATRGMFLQDLRNVILEYARRQFIEITVCLPAERSAVLSLIDRLAEVRDVTEVDGRLRVRFLTDRDRWSRLRHSLDRSEYTVADAEVTVQDREAEEAQLQAR; this is encoded by the coding sequence GTGACACCTACGATACGGGAAAAGGCGGTCCTGGTGGGGGTGGTGGAACCAGGCCAGTCTCGCTGGGAGGCAGAGGAGTATCTGGAAGAACTCGCCATGCTCGCCGACACGGCTGGAGCGGACGTTGTCGGTAAGGTTTTCCAGGACGGTGGCCGGCTTAACCCCGCTTACCTGATCGGCAGGGGCAAGGTAGAGGAGCTTGTCCGTGTGGTCCAGGAACAACAGGCCAATCTGGTGATCTTCGACCACGACCTGACACCCGTACAAGTGAAGAATTTAGAGAAGTCCTGCGGTGTGAAGATCCTGGACCGCAGCGGCCTTATCCTGGACATCTTCGCGCGGCGGGCGCGAACGAAAGAGGCCAAAACGCAAGTCGAACTGGCGCAGTTGAAGTACCTGCTCCCGCGCCTCACCCGCCAGTGGACGCACCTCTCCCGGCAGTACGGCGGTATCGGGACAAGGGGCCCGGGGGAGACGCAGCTGGAGGTGGACCGTCGGATGATCCGGCGCCGCATCGCGGTACTCGACCGGGAGTTGGACCAGATTCGGCAGCAGCGGCAGGTACGCCGGCGGCACCGAAGCGACATCTTCAAAGCGGCCCTGGTGGGATACACCAACGTGGGCAAGTCCTCTCTACTTAATGCCCTGACAGACTCGCAGGTGTTCGTGGAGGATCGACTCTTCGCCACTCTGGATGCCACGGTGCGCGCCATGCGCGCGGATAAGGGCCTGCGGGTGCTGCTCATCGACACCGTCGGTTTTATCCGGAAGTTGCCGCACCATCTTGTCGCTTCCTTCATGAGCACCCTGGAAGAGGCAGCGGAAGCGGATTTGTTGCTCCATGTGGTCGATGTGAGTCACCCGCAGTTCCCAATGCAAATCGAAACGGTCAACGAGGTGCTCAAGCAACTTGAGCTCCACACGAAGCCCATGGTCTACGTCTTCAATAAGATCGATGCTGTGCAGGAAAAAGGGATCTTCGCAAGTCTTCGGGAGCAGTACCGGCCAGCGGTCTTCGTCTCGGCGACCCGGGGCATGTTCCTCCAGGACCTCCGCAATGTGATCCTCGAGTACGCCCGGCGGCAATTTATCGAGATCACGGTTTGTCTGCCCGCAGAGCGATCCGCGGTACTGAGCCTCATTGACCGTCTGGCCGAAGTAAGAGACGTAACCGAGGTAGACGGGCGGCTTCGGGTCCGGTTTCTCACCGATCGGGATCGCTGGTCTCGGCTGCGGCACTCTCTGGATCGCTCCGAGTACACGGTGGCAGACGCCGAGGTAACCGTGCAAGACCGCGAGGCGGAGGAGGCGCAGCTCCAGGCTCGATAG
- a CDS encoding RecX family transcriptional regulator: protein MAPRITRIEPQKRRKGRFSVFVDEEYAFSVDAELLALSSLAEGQEIDEARVEELRHESELRYAKERAYRLLAVRDRSEAEMRQRLARIGFGSATVEEVIRILKQQRYLDDRCFALRYSQGLLSTHPVGRVELEKQLRQKGVEEAIVDEVVEDVLPPETEAELARREAIRRVCRYRAEQDRGKVKARVVAYLARRGFTWGVVQDLIEHWQEIEEQARDGKVEE from the coding sequence GTGGCGCCACGCATTACCCGGATCGAACCCCAGAAACGGCGCAAGGGCCGTTTCTCTGTGTTTGTGGACGAGGAGTACGCCTTCTCCGTGGACGCCGAGCTTCTGGCGTTGTCCAGCCTGGCGGAGGGCCAGGAGATCGATGAGGCGCGCGTTGAGGAGCTACGGCACGAAAGCGAACTGCGGTACGCAAAGGAGCGGGCCTACCGCTTGCTCGCCGTTCGCGACCGCAGCGAAGCGGAGATGCGTCAACGGCTGGCCCGCATTGGTTTCGGCTCCGCCACCGTCGAGGAGGTCATCCGGATCCTGAAACAGCAAAGATACCTGGATGACCGCTGTTTTGCCCTCCGCTACAGCCAGGGGCTGCTGAGTACCCACCCGGTCGGACGGGTCGAGCTGGAAAAGCAACTTCGCCAGAAGGGGGTAGAAGAGGCGATCGTCGACGAGGTGGTGGAGGATGTGCTCCCGCCAGAGACCGAGGCGGAGTTGGCTCGACGGGAGGCCATCCGGCGAGTGTGCCGTTACCGGGCGGAGCAGGATCGAGGTAAGGTGAAGGCTCGCGTCGTGGCCTACCTGGCGCGACGAGGATTCACCTGGGGTGTAGTTCAGGATCTCATCGAGCACTGGCAAGAGATCGAAGAGCAGGCACGAGACGGGAAAGTGGAGGAGTAG
- the recA gene encoding recombinase RecA — MAVEKDEKRRALELALAQIDRQFGKGSIMRLGDQRASVKVDVIPTGSISLDAALGIGGVPRGRIVEIYGPESSGKTTLALHIIAEAQKRGGLAAFIDAEHALDANYAKALGVDIQNLLVSQPDTGEQALEIAETLVRSGALDVIVIDSVAALVPRAEIEGEMGDAQMGLQARLMSQAMRKLAGAIAKSNTCVIFINQIREKIGVMFGPTETTTGGRALKFYASVRLDIRRVASIKEGERVLGNRTVVKVVKNKLAPPFREATFDILFGTGISKMGDLLDLAVEHNIIQKSGTWYSYGEERLGQGRENVRQFLEENPDLAAEIERKVRKAVGLLTEEETAAEAAVGT; from the coding sequence ATGGCCGTAGAAAAAGATGAAAAAAGAAGGGCATTGGAGCTCGCCCTGGCGCAGATCGATCGCCAGTTCGGCAAGGGCTCGATTATGCGTTTGGGAGACCAACGGGCCAGCGTCAAGGTGGACGTGATCCCCACTGGCTCCATCTCTCTCGACGCGGCCCTCGGCATTGGTGGGGTGCCGCGAGGACGGATTGTGGAGATCTACGGTCCGGAGAGCAGTGGCAAGACGACCCTCGCTCTGCACATCATTGCGGAGGCGCAGAAACGGGGCGGTCTTGCGGCGTTCATTGACGCGGAGCATGCCCTCGACGCCAATTACGCAAAGGCCTTGGGGGTGGACATTCAAAACCTCCTGGTCAGCCAGCCCGACACAGGCGAGCAGGCGCTGGAGATCGCGGAGACATTGGTCCGAAGCGGCGCCCTCGATGTAATCGTCATCGACTCGGTGGCGGCCCTCGTCCCACGGGCCGAGATCGAGGGCGAGATGGGGGATGCCCAAATGGGCCTGCAAGCCCGACTCATGTCGCAGGCCATGCGCAAACTGGCCGGTGCCATTGCCAAGTCCAACACCTGCGTCATCTTCATCAACCAGATCCGCGAGAAGATCGGGGTCATGTTCGGGCCCACGGAGACGACTACCGGTGGGCGCGCCCTGAAGTTCTACGCCTCGGTGCGACTGGACATCCGTCGCGTGGCTTCGATCAAGGAAGGGGAGCGCGTGCTCGGTAACCGCACGGTGGTCAAGGTCGTGAAGAACAAGCTGGCACCTCCCTTCCGGGAAGCGACCTTTGATATTCTCTTCGGAACCGGGATCTCCAAGATGGGCGACTTGCTGGACCTGGCCGTGGAGCACAACATCATCCAAAAGAGCGGCACCTGGTATTCCTACGGGGAAGAGAGGCTTGGCCAGGGTCGCGAAAACGTACGCCAGTTCCTGGAGGAGAACCCTGACCTGGCGGCGGAGATCGAGCGCAAGGTGCGCAAAGCGGTGGGCCTGTTGACTGAGGAGGAAACGGCGGCGGAAGCTGCGGTCGGAACCTAA
- a CDS encoding geranylgeranylglyceryl/heptaprenylglyceryl phosphate synthase, whose translation MSVYERLLQAASEKGAGYLVLLDPDKNDENGLRRAAEQAQESGADALLVGGSLLLTPGFQAAVRAVRSVARVPVIIFPGSTHQVCAEADAILFLSLISGRNPMHLIGLQVIAAPLIKAMGIEAIGTGYILVESGRMTSAEFMSDTRPIPREKPDIAKAHALAAEYLGMKLVYLEAGSGAQYPVPDEMVKAVAEYVTVPVVVGGGIRTPEEAHRKARAGARFVVIGNVLEDRGSPQLLREFADAIHWRSPVGA comes from the coding sequence GTGAGTGTCTACGAAAGGCTCCTGCAGGCAGCAAGCGAGAAGGGGGCGGGCTACCTTGTCCTACTCGACCCGGACAAGAACGACGAAAACGGGCTACGGCGGGCGGCCGAGCAAGCCCAGGAAAGCGGAGCGGACGCCCTCTTGGTGGGGGGTAGTCTTCTCCTGACGCCGGGTTTCCAGGCGGCGGTGAGAGCAGTGCGGAGCGTGGCGCGCGTGCCGGTGATCATTTTCCCCGGCAGCACGCACCAGGTGTGTGCAGAGGCCGATGCGATCCTTTTCCTCTCCCTCATCAGCGGCCGCAATCCGATGCATCTGATCGGGCTGCAGGTGATTGCAGCCCCTCTCATCAAGGCCATGGGCATTGAGGCGATTGGCACAGGCTACATCCTGGTGGAGTCGGGAAGGATGACGAGTGCCGAGTTCATGAGCGACACGCGTCCCATCCCGCGCGAGAAACCCGACATCGCCAAGGCCCATGCTCTGGCGGCGGAGTACCTGGGCATGAAGCTAGTGTACCTGGAGGCCGGCAGCGGAGCTCAGTATCCCGTACCGGACGAAATGGTGAAGGCCGTCGCCGAGTACGTGACCGTGCCCGTCGTGGTTGGGGGAGGGATTCGGACACCCGAAGAGGCCCATCGAAAGGCAAGGGCAGGAGCTCGCTTTGTCGTGATCGGAAATGTCCTGGAGGACAGGGGTTCGCCGCAGCTACTGAGAGAATTTGCGGATGCCATCCATTGGCGTAGCCCTGTCGGTGCCTGA
- a CDS encoding bifunctional folylpolyglutamate synthase/dihydrofolate synthase, with protein MPDDHPLLQFLFSRHRFGLKPGLERISALLSYLGHPEKRFRVVHVGGTNGKGSCCAFLESLLQATGLRTGLYTSPHLVRPEERIRVNSIPIPGEALVDLIASLRPRIEESQATFFEAVTAIAFAYFAESRVDVAVVEVGLGGRWDATNVVWPEVTVITDVHLDHQNHLGRSVRAIAYEKAGILKPGVACCTYARTRAALRVLRERAAQVGAILHRQQSEGRVRVTGLSPEGTRFGYWGLQIRQPYLSTRLVGRHQARNAGLALLAFEVGGWAQVASEETIRRAIADTEWAGRFHILSVYPLRLLDVAHNVQGVRAFVRTFAELWPDQSDCTVVMGVLEDKPFRLMAGYLRRLAPRIVVCPLPTLRSADVEDMASQAQELGFAVQTALDPLDAWRRGEIWAGNSPLIAIGSHYLVGAILGGLGLEPR; from the coding sequence ATGCCTGACGATCATCCGTTGCTCCAGTTTCTTTTCTCCCGGCATCGCTTCGGGCTGAAGCCCGGTCTTGAAAGGATCTCTGCCCTCCTTTCGTATCTGGGTCATCCCGAAAAGCGCTTTCGGGTGGTGCACGTGGGGGGAACGAACGGCAAGGGCTCCTGCTGTGCTTTTCTAGAGTCCCTGCTCCAGGCCACCGGTCTCCGGACGGGTCTGTACACCTCCCCGCACTTGGTCCGCCCCGAAGAACGCATTCGGGTGAACTCTATTCCCATTCCGGGTGAGGCGCTGGTGGACCTGATCGCTTCACTCCGGCCCCGGATTGAGGAAAGCCAGGCGACCTTCTTTGAGGCCGTGACGGCGATTGCGTTTGCCTATTTTGCGGAGAGCCGGGTCGACGTCGCGGTGGTGGAGGTTGGCTTAGGCGGGCGTTGGGATGCGACGAATGTCGTGTGGCCAGAGGTGACGGTGATCACCGACGTCCACCTGGATCACCAGAACCATTTGGGTCGGTCGGTCCGAGCCATCGCCTACGAGAAGGCGGGGATTCTCAAACCAGGCGTTGCGTGCTGTACCTACGCTCGTACGCGAGCCGCGCTGCGGGTGCTGCGGGAACGCGCGGCGCAAGTGGGGGCAATCCTTCACCGCCAGCAGTCGGAAGGACGGGTGCGGGTGACGGGTCTGAGCCCCGAAGGGACAAGGTTTGGCTATTGGGGATTGCAGATTCGCCAGCCCTATCTGAGTACCCGGCTTGTAGGCCGGCATCAGGCGCGCAATGCAGGCCTGGCGCTCCTCGCCTTTGAGGTGGGAGGTTGGGCACAGGTGGCCTCCGAGGAAACGATTCGTCGGGCGATTGCGGATACGGAATGGGCGGGTAGGTTTCATATCCTCTCGGTCTATCCGCTGCGCCTCCTGGATGTGGCGCACAATGTACAGGGTGTGCGCGCCTTCGTCCGGACGTTCGCGGAGCTCTGGCCCGACCAGTCGGACTGCACTGTGGTCATGGGTGTTCTGGAGGACAAACCCTTCCGGCTGATGGCTGGCTATCTCCGTCGGTTGGCGCCCCGGATTGTGGTCTGTCCTTTGCCGACGCTTCGCTCTGCGGACGTCGAGGACATGGCAAGCCAGGCGCAGGAGCTTGGCTTTGCGGTCCAGACGGCACTGGATCCGCTCGATGCGTGGCGGCGGGGGGAGATATGGGCTGGCAACTCCCCTCTAATTGCCATCGGGAGCCATTACCTGGTGGGCGCCATCCTCGGCGGGTTGGGGCTTGAGCCCCGCTGA